The nucleotide window TGCCCGCGCGGCGATCATCACCTGATCGCCTATTTGAATGTGATCGGCGAGACCGGCTTGGCCGCCGATCATGACATGACGGCCGATGGTCGAACTCCCCGCGATTCCTACCTGGGCGACGAGAATGGCGTGTTCTCCGATCGTCACGTTGTGGGCGATTTGCACCAGGTTGTCGACCTTGGTTCCCTTCCGAATGAGCGTCTGGCCCAGTGTCGCACGATCGATCGAGACGTTGGCGCCGAGTTCGACGTCGTCTTCGATGGTGACACCTCCAAGTTGGGGAATCTTGTGATGTCGCCCCTCATGCTGGACGTAACCGAACCCGTCCGACCCAATGACCGTTCCGCTGTGAATGATCACTCGCTTGCCGATCGTGCAGCCTTCGCGAATCACCACATTGGGATAGATCAGACTGCCATCACCGATGGTGGAGCCTGCGCCGATGAAAACTCCGGGATACAGCGTCACCCGGGCTCCCAGCGTGACCCCGTCTCCCAAGGTGACGAAGGGCCAAATGGAGGGATCCGTGCCGATACGGACGTCCTTACCCCGGATCACTTCAGTCGCAATGCCACGTGCCGTGTACGGGCGGACGAAAAATCGTTGGGCGACCTGGGCCAAAGCCAGCAGGGGATTCGGCACGACGATCTGGGGTATCCGCAGTTCAGGAATAGGCCGATGGGTCAGAAGGGCTCCCGCACGGATCTCTGGAGAGCCTTTCAACGCTTTGTCGTTGAGGACGAAAGATAAAGCGTGCGCTGTGGCCTCATTCAGCGAGGCGAGGACCGACAACTCGACGGTTCCATCGCCATGCAGGGTCCCCCCGATGGCTTGATGAATTTCGGAGAGAGGGGTCGGCTTCGAAACGATCGGGACAGCCATAGGTCTGCGTCAGCCTTTACGTTTTTTCGTCTTGGCTTTTGCCGACGCAGATACGACGGGTTTGGCAGGCGCCAGACGATGTTCCACGTACTGGGCGACGGAGCCGACCGTTGTCAACCCGACCAGATCTTCGTCGGGAATCTGAATGTTGAAGGTCTCTTCGATCTTGTACAGCAATTCAATAACCGCCATGGAATCCAAGCCGAGATCGTCTCGGAGGTGGTAGTTCTCCTGGATGGTCGCGGGGTCTCGCCGCAGATACTCACCCAGAGCGGCAATGATTTTTCCGACCACGACACGGTCATTCATGTCCGTCACTCCATCAGGTTCGACATCGCTGTCCCGAGCACGAATCTCGTTTAGGCAGCATACCGTTTCAGTACGACCGCGGCATTGTTACTGCCGAATCCGAAGGCGTTGAGCAGCGCCATCTTGACCTTCCGCTCTTGAGACGCACGGCTGATGCCCGGCAACGCGCAGGCCGGATCGGGATCGTCATAGTTCACGGTGGGGTGTACCTGTCCCGTGTGAATTGTTAGGACCGTGGCGATCCCTCCGATCGCGCCGGCCGCGCCTAGAGTATGGCCGACAAGCGACTTGGTGGCGCTGACGGCAATCTTGTCGGCCCGTGACCTGAAGAGCTGGCGTAGGGCCTTGGATTCTACGGCATCACCGATCAAAGTCGAAGTCGCATGGGCGTTGACGTAGTCGACCTGGGCCGTAGTTGCTCCCGCATCCGCCAGAGCGAGACGCATGGTCGCGGCGACCTCCTCGCCGTCCTCCCGTGGAATCACCATATGGTAGGCTTCGCTGGTTGCAGCATAGCCGGCGACTTCGGCATAAATTCTGGCTTTGCGTTTTCTGGCATGGACCAGCGACTCCACGATGAGGGCACCGGCTCCCTCGCCCATAACGAATCCGTCCCGTCCCAGATCGAACGGGCGCGAGGCCTTTTCCGGCTGATCGTTGTACTTGGTCGAGAGGGCCCGCAGCGAGCAGAATCCGGCGAACACGAGCGGGGTGATGCTCGCGTCGGCCCCGACGACAATGAGGACGTCCGCACGGCCTTCACGGATACAATGCAACGCCTGACCTAAAGCATGGGCGCTGGACGAACAAGCGGTGGAGATCGTCACATTCGGACCTTTGGCCCCACTAGCCATGGCGACGATCCCCGACGCACTGTTGAGCGTGATCACGGGGATAAAATTGGGGTGCACCCGATGCGGCCGCTGCTGCTGGTACAGTTGGGTGATCTCCCGTTCTCCCATGACCATGCCACCCATCCCCGCGCCGACGATGACACCCACGCGATGGGGATTTTCCTTACTCATGATCACCCCCGAATCGGCAAGAGCCTCTTTGGCGGCCACGAGCGCAAACTGCGCATAGCGATCGACCCGGTCGGCGTACTGAGGATCGAGGTATCGTTCAGGAGAAAATTCCCGCACTTGACCGGCGACCTTTGACCGATAGCCGTCTATCGGAAAGGGGTCGAACCCCGAAATGGCCGAGATCCCGGACCGGCCGTCGAGCGCGGATTTCCAGAATTCGCTGACTCCGATGCCGATCGGAGAAACGATTCCCAATCCTGTCACAACTACACGAGCCTTCATGCAGGTTCCTTTGATCGGATTGTTCGTCGCCTCAGTTCTTACCGGAAGCGTTAGGATGAGTCAACCCGTCTTGGCGGCCTGGCGGGTCGTAAATCCGCAGGCTTCCGGGGCGAAGGCGGGGCGAAGGATGGACGAGAAGGATCAAATCGGTCCTATCCTCAGTAACGCACCTTCAGCATGAGATAGAGTCCGTAACTCAGAAACAACGCGTTCGTCAGCCATCCCGCCACAATCGGGGGGATCGCTCCCCCTCGTCCGAACGCGATCGAAATGGAATGTGTGGTCCAGTAGAGAAATCCGATGACCAAGGCCTGTCCGATGCCGACCGCCATGCTGCCACCTCGGGTGCCGCTGCGGCGGAGGCTCAGCGCGATGCCGACCAAGACCATGATAATGGTCACGAACGGGAAAGCGATCCGTCCGTAATAATCCGTCTTCAACCGGGTGATCTGAGAACCGTTGTGATACAAGCGCGTCGTATGTTCGCGAATGTCTCGGAAGGTCATGGATTCGGAATCGCTGGCCAGCCAGGTGGTGAAATCTTCCGGAATCAACGTCAACGGCACGGGCATGTGCTTGAACGGTTCAAGGACGATCGCGCCGTCCGGCTGGAATGCTCGACGGAATCCCTGATGCAAGGTCCAGGCATGGTCGACGTACCGGGCTTCCTGTGCTTCCGTCATGTCGACCAGACGAAATTGAGGGTCAAAGTGAAACAGCCTGACGCCGCTAAGGCTGCCGCCTCCCACGGCGACGCTCTTGACGTGCAGGATGGTATCGGCGCCCATCCGCGCCCACGGTTGTGGCAGTCTCAAGGCCGTCGAAGGTGATTTTCTCTCGATGCGGATTGCGCGAATTTCCTCGGCCTTGTTGGAGGCCAGGGGGATG belongs to Nitrospira sp. and includes:
- the lptG gene encoding LPS export ABC transporter permease LptG, with the protein product MTILFRYLLREYAKIFGMCFAGLMTIYLVIDFFEKVRRFLRFDASWLDVLGYFALKVPAISYQIAPLAILMATLLTLGLLSRSHEITAMRSCGISLPRITSPFLTLAIGLAMVLLLFSSTVIPLASNKAEEIRAIRIERKSPSTALRLPQPWARMGADTILHVKSVAVGGGSLSGVRLFHFDPQFRLVDMTEAQEARYVDHAWTLHQGFRRAFQPDGAIVLEPFKHMPVPLTLIPEDFTTWLASDSESMTFRDIREHTTRLYHNGSQITRLKTDYYGRIAFPFVTIIMVLVGIALSLRRSGTRGGSMAVGIGQALVIGFLYWTTHSISIAFGRGGAIPPIVAGWLTNALFLSYGLYLMLKVRY
- the lpxD gene encoding UDP-3-O-(3-hydroxymyristoyl)glucosamine N-acyltransferase, encoding MAVPIVSKPTPLSEIHQAIGGTLHGDGTVELSVLASLNEATAHALSFVLNDKALKGSPEIRAGALLTHRPIPELRIPQIVVPNPLLALAQVAQRFFVRPYTARGIATEVIRGKDVRIGTDPSIWPFVTLGDGVTLGARVTLYPGVFIGAGSTIGDGSLIYPNVVIREGCTIGKRVIIHSGTVIGSDGFGYVQHEGRHHKIPQLGGVTIEDDVELGANVSIDRATLGQTLIRKGTKVDNLVQIAHNVTIGEHAILVAQVGIAGSSTIGRHVMIGGQAGLADHIQIGDQVMIAARAGVNRNLESNQIVSGSPVMPHETWMKAQAVIPRLPELRRLLHGLEARVALLEEQAAKTGRARIKAKSSRKTTARTTR
- a CDS encoding acyl carrier protein, whose protein sequence is MNDRVVVGKIIAALGEYLRRDPATIQENYHLRDDLGLDSMAVIELLYKIEETFNIQIPDEDLVGLTTVGSVAQYVEHRLAPAKPVVSASAKAKTKKRKG
- the fabF gene encoding beta-ketoacyl-ACP synthase II — its product is MKARVVVTGLGIVSPIGIGVSEFWKSALDGRSGISAISGFDPFPIDGYRSKVAGQVREFSPERYLDPQYADRVDRYAQFALVAAKEALADSGVIMSKENPHRVGVIVGAGMGGMVMGEREITQLYQQQRPHRVHPNFIPVITLNSASGIVAMASGAKGPNVTISTACSSSAHALGQALHCIREGRADVLIVVGADASITPLVFAGFCSLRALSTKYNDQPEKASRPFDLGRDGFVMGEGAGALIVESLVHARKRKARIYAEVAGYAATSEAYHMVIPREDGEEVAATMRLALADAGATTAQVDYVNAHATSTLIGDAVESKALRQLFRSRADKIAVSATKSLVGHTLGAAGAIGGIATVLTIHTGQVHPTVNYDDPDPACALPGISRASQERKVKMALLNAFGFGSNNAAVVLKRYAA